The following proteins are encoded in a genomic region of Paenibacillus sp. FSL R7-0273:
- a CDS encoding DoxX family protein, whose product MVSVGLLLLRLVIGVAFIGHGAQKLFGWFGGYGPKGTGGWMESIGIKPGVAMAVAAGIMELAGGIMFAAGLLTPVAAVLIAATMLGAIIKVHAPNGFWSTANGIEFPLTVLVVAVAVALTGPGAISLDALFFN is encoded by the coding sequence ATGGTTAGTGTAGGATTATTGTTACTTAGATTGGTAATTGGTGTTGCTTTTATCGGGCATGGTGCGCAAAAGCTGTTTGGCTGGTTCGGAGGATACGGTCCCAAAGGAACGGGCGGCTGGATGGAATCGATCGGTATTAAACCTGGGGTAGCAATGGCAGTGGCAGCCGGAATCATGGAGCTGGCTGGCGGGATTATGTTCGCAGCAGGTCTGCTGACCCCGGTGGCGGCAGTGCTGATTGCAGCTACAATGCTCGGTGCGATTATTAAGGTTCATGCGCCGAACGGATTCTGGTCAACCGCTAACGGCATTGAGTTTCCGCTGACAGTATTGGTAGTTGCAGTAGCCGTTGCGTTAACCGGGCCGGGGGCGATTTCGCTGGATGCACTCTTTTTTAACTAA
- a CDS encoding MarR family winged helix-turn-helix transcriptional regulator, with amino-acid sequence MSDYNELISRTTGTADLDQAASLKLFVVLSKAYKSLMDHAVKDMKSHGLASAEFMVLEVLYHRTRIPLQQIGEKILVTSGSITYNIDKLEKRGLLKRVPCDEDRRVTYAEITEAGRELFDDIFPKHVASIHGLMGGLNEEEKRQTTELLKKLGKGV; translated from the coding sequence ATGAGCGATTACAATGAACTTATAAGCCGTACAACCGGCACTGCTGACCTGGATCAGGCGGCCTCACTGAAGCTGTTCGTTGTGTTATCCAAAGCCTATAAGAGCCTGATGGATCACGCGGTGAAGGATATGAAGAGCCACGGCCTGGCATCGGCTGAATTTATGGTGCTGGAGGTACTGTACCACCGGACACGGATTCCGCTGCAGCAGATTGGCGAGAAGATTCTCGTAACCAGCGGGAGCATTACCTATAACATCGACAAGCTGGAGAAGCGCGGGCTTTTGAAGCGTGTACCCTGTGATGAGGACCGCCGGGTGACTTATGCCGAGATTACGGAGGCGGGCCGCGAGCTGTTTGACGATATTTTTCCCAAGCATGTTGCCTCCATTCACGGTCTGATGGGCGGGCTTAACGAGGAGGAGAAGCGGCAGACAACGGAGCTGCTCAAAAAGCTTGGCAAAGGCGTGTAG
- a CDS encoding futalosine hydrolase, producing the protein MEGVLFLNRSIQSHSGTAAGQAAAGQPPAPRVLIVTAVEAEREAVLRGLGGSTRFEVIAAGAGTAAAAAGTAAALAAGAYGCVISAGIGGGFPGLAPLGSLAVASEMIAADLGAETPEGFRSAAELGFGSNTVPAAHGTALALAAALAAAGLTVSTGPVLTVSTATGTAGTAAALAARHPGAVAEAMEGHGVAVAAQRFGIAALELRAISNPVGPRDRAAWQIPAALDALAAAAAILLEVL; encoded by the coding sequence ATGGAAGGAGTCCTCTTTTTGAACAGATCTATTCAATCCCATTCCGGAACTGCCGCAGGCCAGGCAGCGGCAGGACAACCCCCTGCGCCGCGCGTGCTGATCGTGACGGCAGTCGAGGCTGAGCGCGAAGCGGTCCTGCGCGGCCTGGGCGGCAGCACCAGGTTCGAGGTCATTGCGGCGGGCGCCGGCACCGCCGCGGCAGCGGCCGGCACGGCCGCCGCCCTTGCAGCCGGTGCCTACGGCTGCGTCATCAGCGCCGGGATCGGCGGCGGGTTCCCCGGGCTGGCGCCCTTAGGGTCGCTGGCCGTCGCCAGCGAGATGATTGCCGCCGACCTCGGGGCCGAGACGCCGGAGGGCTTCCGCAGCGCTGCCGAGCTCGGCTTCGGCAGCAACACCGTGCCGGCGGCGCACGGCACGGCCCTGGCCCTTGCGGCCGCGCTTGCAGCGGCCGGCCTTACGGTCAGCACAGGTCCTGTGCTGACCGTATCGACGGCGACCGGCACCGCCGGAACGGCCGCCGCCCTTGCCGCGCGGCATCCCGGTGCCGTCGCGGAGGCGATGGAAGGCCACGGGGTCGCCGTGGCCGCCCAGCGGTTCGGGATCGCGGCGCTGGAGCTGCGCGCGATCTCGAACCCGGTCGGCCCGCGCGACCGGGCCGCGTGGCAAATCCCTGCAGCGCTGGACGCGCTAGCGGCAGCCGCCGCTATACTATTGGAGGTGCTGTAA